Genomic DNA from Betta splendens chromosome 10, fBetSpl5.4, whole genome shotgun sequence:
tgtCAACTGCAGCATTTTTACTTTACCAGAGAATAGCATTAGTGGGAGGGTTGCTTTAAAAGCTTGTGATAATTTGAGGAGGTAAAAATGCTCCCGTCATTGTGTTACAATGGACATTAGGGTTAGTTATGGCGTTCCACAGGGTTTTATGCCTGGACCAATACTGTTCTCATTTTAGATAATGATCTCTGACACAAACTAATCAAACCTCAAGCAGGAGGACACAAAGGCCTGGATGTCCTGCAACTTGTATTTACCACCAAAACACATGTTGTCCCATCATACTGTTAATCTAATCATCTAatcaacacacactgctggGCACAGATTTTAGGCTCTACTGGGGGAAACTTGATGTCTGCCTACTCGCACCTGTAGAATATTAGGACTATTCTTTGTCAAAGCGATGCAGAACAGTGGAGCTGTCAGGTTTTACATGTATAATATTCATTGACTAACAGCAGTTTGCTGCTCATGCTGTAGCTCAGACTTAGGTCATGCTGTCATGTTTGCAGGTGAGGCTGAAGGGAAGCTGGTCTGAGCGCTGTCAGTCAGAGTTGAACGCGTGGCCGTTGTGCATGCGTTCATGATGGGAGGGCTCGCTGGGTTTCAGATAGGAAACGGCTGCATGCGCGAAGTAGGACGCGGGCTCATCACACGTCTGTTTGGAGACACTTTCATTTTCTCAGAAAGCGACCTCGAGCCGATGCCGCTACTGTGGTTTCTAATCATCCTAAATAactacaacagaatattcacaTCAATTGGAGCAGTAGAGCTTGTGGTAAGTGTTCAATCACTGTTAGATTGTAGTGGTTTgactattttacatttaactCAGATTTCGTCTTTTTTAGAAGGACTTATTCAGGGTCTGACCTCTGCCCTTTAAAAatgcctcagcagcagctgagccgaTACCACATGTGAAACACTAAACGAGGTGAAAGTTTAATGTTGCTTTTAATCACTGCGTTGTTCATGTCAGCGACCTCTTGTGGTGGTTTAAATCATGACTACTACTAAAAGAAGAGAGATTCTGTTCTGCAGCTATGAAAACCGAGTTGAAAACAACCACACCAAACAGAGAGCAGAGCAAAAGCCCTTCTTATCATAGATATCACGGAAAAGCTGCTACTCAGCAGATTAAAAGAGCGTTTGCCCCCTAGTGGACATTCTACAGTCCTACAGTTGGAAGAACCACACACCTGATATGTGTGATGAGATCTGAGGTAATGTGGTTTCCATGTAACTGTGCTGGGACAAAAAGCAAGCTTCAGCTAATATTATTctattattgtttttacttATGTCAGTTGTTGGTCATCATGTATCTACTTCACCTGCCATTGGAGTGAATGATTCTGAAAGACACAGCTGGCTCAAAATGCAGaaattaaactaaaactaaaactgagTAAATTGATTAAAAGCAAAATGaggatatttattatttttttaggcataaagaaatgaatatgtacagtaaaatgttcacaatcaaatgtttgtttgtgaaacaaAGGATACGCTAAGATGCTGAGGAGAGTGCTCGTATGTGTTGGTGTACAGGATCTcaaggagctgctgcttttgttactAAATTCTTTATTTGTACAGGACTTAGGATTTTACTACAGTACTGAACATACTAAGCCAAATCTTCTTGCATTAGATATTTACATTATAATTATTTACAGCATATTATTTGACTGGTGCTAATTTAAACATGCAGCCagattttactgtaaaaacCAAAAGACTAAGGTTGTCTCTAATTGTACGGTGTATTTTTATTCTTACTCCAGAACCCTGACATCAGAATAGATGATCACATCTTCTGCTTCATTTGTTactctcttctcttttttggCAGGTTTCCTCTTCACAAAATTTGTCAGTGAATAAATCATATCATTTTCATTCACCTGTAACGATAAAACAATGTAACAAGAGTAGACATCAGTATAAGTGTACTGTATCAAACATAGTGTCATGTCGTTAGATCACTTACTTTTTGACTTTGTTGATCACTGTTTCTTGGAGCATTTCTTGAATCTGGATTATagtatgaaacaaaaataagatAAGATCATTTACAATAAAACTCATTAGCAATGTAAGAAGGGACGCCATCTCTAAAAAAGCATTGTagaacattaattattaattatataaatatgtattacCAATAAAACAGCCGCATGAGTTTCTCTTGATGATGTAAATCAATAGTACTATAATAATCACGCTTAGCGTTAAAGCAACACTCAGAACATACAACCAAATGTTGACTTctgaaacaaagaacaaaaaacaaaattaacatactgtagaataaaaTGTAATTCATAAATGTGTGAATTTAAAACTAAGTAATTAATTAAGTAATTTACCATCTATGTCCAGATTTACTCCATTTCCAAACACAATGTGTCCACACGTGGCCACAGCACAGTGATAAGTTCCTGCATCGGAGGAGCTGACGTTGTGTCTGGAGAAGCTGAAGACACATTTCTGTGAAGACTGAGTCTCAGAACTCGGCTCACATTCACCTTTGCTGTTTTCAGTGGCATAAACTAAAACAGGATGAGACTTATTTGTTGCAGCTCTGAACCAGTAAACGCGGGGACCTTCTGAACACGTCCTGTCATCAGGGTCAGAGAAGACGGAACACTGGAGAGTCACTGAGTCTCCTGGACGGACTGGATTAGATGAAACGTGTTCAATGATGGCAGTGACATTTGGTTCTGGTCCTGAGaattaaacaaaaaagtaattagcacttaataataaaatagtatTGGGAAAGACCGAAACATATAAACGACAAAATTAGacatcaacaaaataaaataaaaatgatgagcACTGTGTCATTTACCTTTGACTCTCAGGAAagttgaatttaaaatgatttttttcaaTTGATCAAATTTCTCACAGTAGTAAAATGCGGTGTCACTCAGCTCCATTTTTTTGATATGTAGAACAAATGTTCCAGGCTCTTTTCTGGCTGAGACCCGAGGAGTCGCATTAATAAAACCAGTATCAAATGTGTAAGAGGCTGCTACAACTTCAGGTAAATGTCCTGGAGCAAGTTTGACCCAAAACAAGAGTCCTGATTCTGAAGACGGACGACTACACGTTAGAGTCGCATCTTCTCCAACATTAATGGTCTTTGTCAAAAAATGCTGCTCATCTGTGCCtcctgaaaaacaagacaaattcaaaactcacacacagtaaaactgaaaacagtTCAAACACGACAGAAGTGAAAGTGAACCCTGATACTTACGTCCAAATGTAAACATCAAAAATACAAGAAGTCTCATCATTTTCAGGTTAATCCAGTGCAGAAGGTAGTTCAGATCTCAGATAGTTAATGGTGATATAATGTTataaaacaggaggagggcgaCGAGGGAGGAGCAAAGTCCAGACAGTGCGATTGGCCTCATCTTGACTTTTAAGTACTGGAAAAAAAGCTAAAGTAGAAGTGATAAAAACCACATCTTTCTATTCCGCGTGTATGTCAGCATGAACACTTCTGGttttaacagacagacagacagacacacacacacacacctctgtgcaGTTATAGTGAATAATTCAACCTGCTGTTTGCCCTCAGTTGTTCAACACCGTTTTAATGAGATTCACTGTTGGTATCAACACCAGATGTAGTAACAGTTTGTATTTTAGATGATTACATTaaacaggaaggtgacatgtACAGTGTCTCTAAAACCCTAACAGACCCTATAGTCTAAGGCCTGATGTGGTTTTTATGTTAGGTTGTATTCTTAGCATTAACTCTGATAACGACTGTTCCTCTTAACTGTGACTCCTCCGTTAATGTGAGACATTACTCAGAACATGAAGCCACATGTCTCTTTCTGTTCACCGCTGCCCCCTTGACGTGAAAACAGGAcgtgaacagaaacaaacattgAGATCTGATGCTTTAATAAACTGGTCATAAATAAGTCTACAACTTCAATTCAGTTTTTATATCAGCCGGTGAGATCTATAAATGCTTTATTACATGATAAACATGGTTATAACAGCAAATGTTCAGGTTATTATCTCCTTGAGTCAATGtagaaacacaggcagaacagaaaTGGATCCAAACCATGAACAAACTAGAATCTAAAACATTCATGGAGTCGGGGTGAGTGACGGTGGCTGCTTCAGGCTCGTGCCTGTTATAGAAGTAACACCTGTGACTTCCTGTGCGCTGACGTCTGTAGATGAGGCCAAAGTATTTCGGTCATGGTTGACTGAGTGTGGAAAAAGTCCGACCACAGTCAGCATCcacctctgtggctgctgcgtgTGGCTTTGTTTGCTGTTATTTATATGGCGATGCAAACCACCTTTAAATAGAGCTGTGGGAAAAAACAAAGCTCAGTGAgtcatgttttaaaatgtacttATAAGATTTACTGACGGTTTCCTAATAATCCATGACAGCTGTGCATTTGCTCAGACAGTAGAAACAGAGTGAACAggcagcaggtcagacagcaTCGTGCAGCCTCATCGCTTCCGCTGCTTCTTATTCCACCACTTGGTCGTAACAGTAAAAGTAACAGCGGAATAAATCGACGCGTCCTCGACGTCCTGAGGAAATACATGAGAGAGTTTGGACGGTAAGACGATAACGCTGACATATTTAGACTCACGTGGTGAATTTTACCTGCTGAGAGCACAGGTCACTGGATCCTACAGCACCTGAAAATAAATTGATGTATTAGTTAAAACACTGCTGTTATTTAGACAAGACACCTACGATAGAAGCGGTTTTGAAGCCAAATACTGTACGAGTCTAATATTACCACGATAAGTATCACGCTTCCTGATGCAGATGAGGACGGTTGTCACTGACACACTGACGGCCAACAGAGCAAACACTGTAATGAGCCATTCACTCAGTGAGTATGTGTTTACTGTGAAAGGAGGAGAACACCAAAATATAAACGATATTCAAAAAGAGTATTGTTCATAATGTTAAGACAATTTTAAGTTGTTACCATCAATGTCCAGATTTACTCCATTTCCAAACACAATGCGTCCACATGTGGCCACAGCACAGTGATAAgttcctgcatcagaggagCTGACGTTGTGTCTGGAGAAGCTGAAGACACATTTCTGTGAAGACTGAGTCTCAGAACTCGGCTCACATTCACCTTTGCTGTTTTCAGTGGCATAAACTAAAACAGGATGAGACTTATTAGTTCCAGCTCTGAACCAGTAAACGCTGGGACCTTCTGAACACGTCCTGTCATCAGGGTCAGAGAGGACGGAACACTGGAGAGTCACTGAGTCTCCTGGACGGACTGGATTAGATGAAACGTGTTCAATGATGGCAGTGACATTTGGTTCTGGTCctgagaaataaacaaaaaagtaattaaggcttaataataaaatagtatTGGGACTGAAACATATAAACTAAATCTGAAAAAATGTGCAATAGTTAGCATTCATGCACTTTCCCTATTAAAACTACAAAATTAGacgtcaacaaaacaaaataaaaataatgagcacTGTGTCATTTACCTTTGACTCTCAGGAAagttgaatttaaaatgatttttttcaaTTCATCAAATTTCTCACAGTAGTAAAATGCGGTGTCACTCAGCTCCATTTTTTTGATATGTAGAACAAATGCTCCAGGCTCTTTTCTGGCTGAGACCCGAGGAGTCGCATTAATAAAACCAGTATCAAATGTGTAAGAGGCTGCTACAACTTCAGGTAAATGTCCTGGAGCAAGTTTGACCCAAAACAAGAGTCCTAATTCTGAAGACGGACGACTACACGTTAGAGTCGCATCTTCTCCAACATTAATGGTCTTTGTCAAAAAATGCTGCTCATCTGTGCCtcctgaaaaacaagacaaattttgttattacaatattatatttattcatgcagaatactttaaataaaagaagaaaacgcTAATCTTTGTCTCTGTACTTACGTCCTGTGGTGAAGACGAGAGCGACACAAAATACGAACATTTTCCGATTCTTCATCTTGGGGCAGTTGATCATAACAAAGGTCGGTTCACCTTAATGTTTTACTGCATGTCAAAGTGGAGGGAGCAGTGAAACGTAGGAGCCCTGCAAACATGGACcaaagctctgcagcaggacaacaaaGGCGCTTTATtgttatctttttttatttaaatttgtttaaattaaattaatgtagTAAACACAGTGCAGGCAGGATTTTTACCTTCAAACTACAATCAAATTCAATGTCTATTTTTCTGTCATTCGCTGTGATACTGAAAGAACTGCCTAATGAGAGGAGTACAAAACACGGTGACATACTTACATGTACAGGCCATACTGGACCAAACTGGACTCTCTCTGGATGAACGTGAAACCACACACAGAAACCACCACAAGCTGCCAAACACTCCAGGCTCAACAACAGGCAGCCACAACCACCTCGACCACCTGCTGTGAGGAAAACTCGACTTCCTTCGTTGCCCAGCAGGTTCTAACCTGCTTCTACTCATGAGTAATTTCCtgaggaaagagaggaagacaCAGCAGGCATGTCATCTTATTATACGTTTTTATTACTGTGTAATTGGGggggttgtgtgtctgtgttgttgcatGGTTCTAAATATTTTGTAAGCTACTTTGTTACTTTTATATTTAGAATATGGAAGTTAAGTAAGTTAAGTTTTTGGACCTCTGGAGCCACTGGATCATTTTCTGGCTTAAAGGGAAGCCACAGTAGATTCACTAGTAACAAACTTTATGTGAAGCCTTCTTTGAGCAAGGGGTGTCCCACCTGGACATAAATGTGAAGTTGGAAACGTATACAATAGCTTTCTAGAGTTTTACTTTACACTTTACTTTCTCACTCCACATTGACAAGATTCTATTGCTTCTTTTTCTGGACGACCAACAACTTGTGAAATGCACAAGTCAGTTCACTGATGCATCGCAAGCCACACACAGCTTTATTTGTCCCACCGGCTTCTGTACCTGCTGTCACTAATGCAACTTGTAGATGACACTAGAATAAGCGTGGGCCCAGATGCTACTGGTTTGCCCGACCTAAGACTATGTTACCACAATGGTTAATATTTctgttcaataaaaaaaacaaaaaaacaacaacacagaattAAGTTGCCACCAGTATTTTATTTGATATCACACTGAAGTGAACCATTAAGGTAATGCGCTCTCCTGATAGTGCACAGGAAAGTCTTTTTCACATCCGATTACAATTCTCACGGTTCGCGCGCGACCACGATACTCGCAACGAGGGGGCCTGACCTGATTTTTCAGCTCACAGACAATGACGCTGAAGGGTTGGAGGCTGATCCTCAAGTTTCTCCCCTGCTGATACGGCTCCCCAGCTTGTCCACAGACACCCCTGACCAACTTTTTGCCAGCTAGGATGAAGGTGTTGGTTTCCTTACAAGCATTGTTGGCGCCGGTGATGCTCCTACTGCTCATTTCTACATCACATCTCTTGACGCTCATGTCATCATTTACATGCTGGCTTAAGAAGTGTTGGTAACGATCTTCGACAGTctgggaaaacacagcagcagagaggagcaccagcagcaaGAACACAAGCTGGACCTTCATCTTGCCTGttgaaggaaacaaacagtttttCATCCATTAACTTGCAAGGATGTGGGGATATTTACAGTAGAGTTGTGATCGTATCCACCAAAAAACATGCAGGTACTTGCCTTTGCCTGAGCAATCAGATCAGTAGAAAGTGCTGATGGTTCCAGTGGCGTTCTTtttcctgaaaaaaacaaaaagaattcAACTTACAATGCATACTGTGTAAGTTGAAAGAACGCAACTTACATGTATTACTGCATtatgatataaaaatatatattatatatatatatatatatatatatatatatatatatatatatataaaaatattttttacctGTAGCACAGCTCCTGAAGCACTGAAGCAGCAGTAAACTGTGGAATGTTTTATAAAGACACCGGTGCCGCCCACAGGATTTGCATAGTCAACAAATACAAGCCGATCCTCGATTATGCAGGATGGATTTATTACATTTTGTCCTCATTGTAGCTCATATCTGAGAAAAGTTTagtatttttttacatattatatatattaggTTAAACTTTTGTACAAAGTCATCTGATCAAATACTGTGAGTTGGTGACACATCATCTTTGTGGCAGAAGGATACAACTTTACCCACCTGCAAGAGATTGTCCACTGCACTCTGGGACAGGGCCGGCTCATAGGACGCATCTCAGACTGGTCTCagcttcctctctttctctgggAATGGTTTTAACTCTCAAACTATACCAAGCAGAACTAACATTGACATTACTTGTTTACCTAAGGCAGGGGTGTGAAACTCAAACCCGTctcttgctggttttccaactctcccttcccTAGAGCCTGCTCATCactttgatcaggtgtgttcagtcattcagcagctggatgagccaactgACATAACTGTTTAAGGTGATCAGCAGGAACACCAGCTCTCAAGGACTGCAGTTTCACACCTCTGACCTAAGCCATTCAGGGTGACTTTGATATCATGAGTGACCCTTGTGGTAAGAA
This window encodes:
- the LOC114864918 gene encoding signal-regulatory protein beta-2-like isoform X1, with amino-acid sequence MMRLLVFLMFTFGRGTDEQHFLTKTINVGEDATLTCSRPSSESGLLFWVKLAPGHLPEVVAASYTFDTGFINATPRVSARKEPGTFVLHIKKMELSDTAFYYCEKFDQLKKIILNSTFLRVKGPEPNVTAIIEHVSSNPVRPGDSVTLQCSVFSDPDDRTCSEGPRVYWFRAATNKSHPVLVYATENSKGECEPSSETQSSQKCVFSFSRHNVSSSDAGTYHCAVATCGHIVFGNGVNLDIDEVNIWLYVLSVALTLSVIIIVLLIYIIKRNSCGCFIDSRNAPRNSDQQSQKVNENDMIYSLTNFVKRKPAKKEKRVTNEAEDVIIYSDVRVLE
- the LOC114864918 gene encoding signal-regulatory protein beta-2-like isoform X2, encoding MINCPKMKNRKMFVFCVALVFTTGRGTDEQHFLTKTINVGEDATLTCSRPSSELGLLFWVKLAPGHLPEVVAASYTFDTGFINATPRVSARKEPGAFVLHIKKMELSDTAFYYCEKFDELKKIILNSTFLRVKGPEPNVTAIIEHVSSNPVRPGDSVTLQCSVLSDPDDRTCSEGPSVYWFRAGTNKSHPVLVYATENSKGECEPSSETQSSQKCVFSFSRHNVSSSDAGTYHCAVATCGRIVFGNGVNLDIDVNTYSLSEWLITVFALLAVSVSVTTVLICIRKRDTYRAVGSSDLCSQQDVEDASIYSAVTFTVTTKWWNKKQRKR
- the LOC114864921 gene encoding ribonuclease-like 3 encodes the protein MKVQLVFLLLVLLSAAVFSQTVEDRYQHFLSQHVNDDMSVKRCDVEMSSRSITGANNACKETNTFILAGKKLVRGVCGQAGEPYQQGRNLRISLQPFSVIVCELKNQVRPPRCEYRGRARTVRIVIGCEKDFPVHYQESALP